From one Electrophorus electricus isolate fEleEle1 chromosome 20, fEleEle1.pri, whole genome shotgun sequence genomic stretch:
- the rassf5 gene encoding ras association domain-containing protein 5 isoform X2 encodes MTGSNSMSSGYCSLDEESEDFTFFTAKTSFFRQTHGKHRAENATKEDEDEKSLTEEEIQAKIEEYNSRVSENGMKLAKNGNYTGFIRVHLKLRRPVSLLPPDGKNPGFSAAADERDSRTSFYMPNESVKQLHVSSSTTVTEVIQGLLKKYLMEDNPSKFSLYQQTHRDGQDLLQKLSGSEYPLVLRLLAGPDPENLTFVLRENETGDVEWHAFSVPELQNFLAILEKEERERLNVVRQRYVNYRKKLLEALQEVQNKPD; translated from the exons ATGACCGGTAGCAATAGCATGAGCAGTGGCTACTGCAGCCTGGATGAGGAGAGCGAGGATTTCACATTCTTCACCGCCAAAACCTCCTTCTTCCGGCAGACACACGGAAAGCACAGAGCCGAG aACGCCACTAaggaagatgaggatgagaAGTCCCTCACAGAGGAAGAGATCCAGGCCAAGATAGAGGAGTACAACTCCAGAGTGTCCGAAAATGGAATGAAATTA GCGAAAAACGGAAATTACACTGGTTTTATTAGGGTCCACCTGAAGCTCCGGCGTCCCGTGTCCTTGCTGCCACCCGACGGGAAGAACCCGGGGTTCAGCGCAGCGGCTGACGAGCGGGACAGCCGCACGTCCTTCTACATGCCCAATGAGTCTGTCAAGCAGCTCCACGTGAGCAGTAGCACCACGGTCACCGAGGTGATCCAGGGCCTGCTTAAAAAGTACTTGATGGAGGACAACCCTAGCAAGTTCTCCCTGTACCAGCAAACGCACCGCGAcggccagg ATCTCTTACAGAAACTTTCCGGTTCTGAGTACCCACTTGTCCTGCGGCTACTGGCAGGTCCTGACCCGGAGAACCTCACATTTGTGCTGAGGGAAAACGAGACTGGAGACGTGGAG tggcATGCATTCTCTGTGCCTGAGCTGCAGAACTTTCTAGCCATCctagagaaagaggagagggagcgTTTGAATGTGGTGAGGCAGCGCTATGTGAACTACAGGAAGAAGCTCCTAGAGGCTCTTCAGGAGGTCCAGAACAAGCCTGACTAG
- the dyrk3 gene encoding dual specificity tyrosine-phosphorylation-regulated kinase 3, translating to MMILSRKPDGPVTAARHADGLYDSYMRTDHIVNEDTDLNAQSPSGLPLLPKHPGLSKSTMKDHLGIRGGPMKVKYLYEDSHNRKPHGVTQHSGTSHTPAKHPSTLSKERSVDSNSSAKSSESLVKSAKPGGPMAPEQALKHNRHHLSALEQQEIHSYPDIYFVGPNAKKRQALAGGSNNCGYDDDQGGYIHVPHDHIAYRYEFLKVIGKGSFGQVAKVYDHKLHQHLALKMVRNEKRFHRQAAEEIRILEHLKKQDKTGSMNVVHMLEHFTFRNHICMTFELLSMNLYELIKRNKFQGFSLPLVRKFAHSILQCLEALHRHKIIHCDLKPENILLKQQGRSGIKVIDFGSSCFDHQRVYTYIQSRFYRAPEVILGSRYGMPIDMWSFGCILAELLTGYPLFPGEDEGDQLACMMELLGMPPQKLLEQAKRAKNFINSKGHPRYCTVTTLSNGTLVLNGSRSRRGKMRGPPGNKEWVTALKGCDDPTFIDFLKKCLDWEPSTRMTPVLALRHSWLCKRLPKSVPVGEKSMVPKRITEHSTSFPSIISKAPAVMGPTNNKLRTHMMGDTSGSIPLRTVLPKLVS from the exons ATGATGATATTGAGCAGAAAGCCAGATGGTCCCGTTACAGCAg CTCGCCATGCCGACGGTCTCTATGATTCTTACATGCGCACGGACCACATTGTGAATGAGGACACTGATCTGAATGCACAGAGCCCCTCTGGACTGCCGTTGCTGCCCAAACATCCA GGTTTGAGTAAGTCTACAATGAAAGATCATCTGGGGATCCGAGGAGGACCGATGAAGGTGAAGTACTTGTACGAGGACTCACACAACCGCAAACCGCATGGTGTGACTCAGCACAGTGGCACCAGCCATACTCCTGCCAAGCATCCGTCCACTCTCTCCAAGGAAAGGAGTGTGGACAGCAACAGTTCAGCCAAATCCTCCGAAAGCTTGGTTAAGTCCGCCAAGCCAGGTGGTCCCATGGCTCCAGAGCAGGCGCTGAAGCATAACAGACATCATCTGTCTGCCCTAGAGCAACAGGAGATCCACAGCTACCCTGATATCTACTTTGTGGGACCAAATGCCAAGAAGAGACAAGCATTAGCAGGGGGCTCTAATAACTGTGGCTATGATGATGACCAGGGAGGCTATATCCATGTACCTCATGATCACATTGCCTATCGCTACGAGTTCCTCAAGGTCATTGGTAAAGGGAGTTTTGGTCAGGTCGCAAAGGTCTATGACCACAAGCTGCACCAGCATCTGGCCCTCAAAATGGTGCGCAATGAGAAACGCTTCCACCGGCAAGCCGCGGAGGAGATCAGAATTCTGGAGCACCTGAAGAAGCAAGACAAGACGGGCAGCATGAACGTTGTCCACATGCTGGAGCACTTCACGTTCCGCAATCACATCTGCATGACCTTCGAGCTTCTCAGCATGAATCTCTATGAGCTCATCAAGCGCAATAAGTTCCAGGGTTTCAGCCTGCCATTGGTGCGCAAGTTCGCCCACTCCATTTTGCAGTGCCTGGAGGCACTGCACCGCCATAAGATCATCCACTGTGACCTTAAACCAGAGAACATTCTGCTCAAGCAGCAGGGTAGGAGTGGTATCAAGGTCATCGACTTTGGCTCCAGTTGCTTTGACCACCAGCGCGTCTACACTTACATTCAGTCCCGATTCTATCGGGCTCCCGAGGTCATCCTTGGCTCACGCTACGGCATGCCCATAGACATGTGGAGCTTTGGCTGCATTCTAGCCGAGCTGCTAACAGGGTACCCACTCTTTCCTGGTGAGGATGAGGGCGACCAGTTAGCCTGCATGATGGAGCTATTGGGCATGCCTCCTCAAAAACTTTTGGAGCAGGCTAAGCGTGCCAAGAACTTCATCAACTCCAAAGGCCACCCCCGTTACTGCACTGTAACCACACTCAGCAACGGCACCTTGGTGCTCAATGGGAGTCGCTCTCGACGGGGTAAGATGCGAGGTCCTCCGGGCAACAAGGAGTGGGTCACAGCACTCAAAGGCTGTGATGACCCCACCTTCATTGACTTTCTGAAGAAGTGTCTTGACTGGGAACCCAGTACACGCATGACGCCTGTCCTGGCTTTGCGGCACTCCTGGCTCTGCAAGCGACTACCCAAGTCTGTGCCTGTAGGGGAGAAGAGCATGGTGCCCAAGCGGATTACTGAGCATAGCACCTCCTTCCCCAGTATCATCTCAAAGGCACCCGCTGTAATGGGCCCAACCAACAATAAACTGCGGACCCACATGATGGGGGACACTAGTGGGAGTATACCATTGCGTACAGTGCTACCAAAGCTTGTTTCGTAA